In Nocardia asteroides, the following proteins share a genomic window:
- a CDS encoding polyribonucleotide nucleotidyltransferase: MTQTTERTSTAVEVEPGVFESVALIDNGTFGTRTIRFETGRLAKQAAGSVVAYLDDETMLLSATTAGKHPKDQFDFFPLTVDVEERMYAAGRIPGSFFRREGRPSTDAILTCRLIDRPLRPSFVDGLRNEIQVVVTVLSLDPQDLYDVVAINAASASTQISGLPFSGPVGGVRVALIGGQWVAFPTVEQLEGAVFDMVVAGRVTETGDVAIMMVEAEATDKVIALIEDGAQAPTEAVVAEGLEAAKPFIARLCRAQSDLATLAAKPTEEFPLFPPYAADVFEAVEGTAKRELNEALSIADKQAREAKIDEIKLDVLSRLGEDFTGREKELGAAFRSVTKKLVRQRILTDGFRIDGRGLADIRALSAEVAVIPRAHGSALFERGETQIMGVTTLDMVKMAQQVDSLGPETTKRYMHHYNFPPFSTGETGRVGSPKRREIGHGALAERALMPVLPSQEEFPYAIRQVSEALGSNGSTSMGSVCASTLSLLNAGVPLKAPVAGIAMGLVSDTVTNDKGEDEVRYVALTDILGAEDAFGDMDFKVAGTREFVTALQLDTKLDGIPSQVLAGALNQAHDARTTILDVMAEAIATPDEMSPYAPRVTAIKIPVDKIGEVIGPKGKMINQITEDTGANISIEDDGTVFVGATDGPSAQAAIDAINAIANPQLPKVGERFLGTVVKTTAFGAFVSLLPGRDGLVHISKLGQGKRVAKVEDVVNVGDKLRVEIADIDNRGKISLIPVEDEAAAEAAPAEDAAAE; this comes from the coding sequence ATGACGCAGACAACTGAACGTACTTCGACCGCGGTCGAGGTCGAGCCCGGTGTTTTCGAATCGGTCGCGCTGATCGACAACGGCACCTTCGGCACCCGCACCATCCGCTTCGAGACGGGCCGCCTGGCCAAGCAGGCCGCGGGTTCCGTGGTCGCCTACCTGGACGACGAGACCATGCTGCTGTCGGCGACCACCGCCGGTAAGCACCCCAAGGACCAGTTCGACTTCTTCCCGCTGACGGTCGACGTCGAAGAGCGCATGTACGCCGCGGGCCGCATCCCCGGCTCGTTCTTCCGTCGCGAGGGCCGCCCCTCCACCGACGCGATCCTGACCTGCCGCCTGATCGACCGTCCGCTGCGCCCGTCGTTCGTCGACGGCCTGCGCAACGAGATCCAGGTCGTGGTCACCGTGCTGAGCCTGGACCCGCAGGACCTCTACGACGTGGTGGCCATCAACGCCGCCTCGGCGTCCACCCAGATCTCCGGCCTGCCGTTCTCCGGCCCGGTCGGCGGCGTGCGCGTCGCCCTGATCGGTGGCCAGTGGGTCGCGTTCCCGACCGTGGAGCAGCTCGAGGGCGCCGTGTTCGACATGGTCGTCGCGGGTCGCGTCACCGAGACCGGTGACGTCGCCATCATGATGGTCGAGGCCGAGGCCACCGACAAGGTCATCGCCCTGATCGAGGACGGCGCGCAGGCGCCCACCGAGGCCGTCGTGGCCGAGGGCCTCGAGGCCGCCAAGCCGTTCATCGCCCGCCTGTGCCGCGCGCAGTCGGACCTGGCGACCCTGGCCGCCAAGCCCACCGAGGAGTTCCCGCTCTTCCCGCCGTACGCCGCCGACGTGTTCGAGGCCGTCGAGGGCACCGCCAAGCGTGAGCTGAACGAGGCGCTGTCGATCGCCGACAAGCAGGCCCGCGAGGCCAAGATCGACGAGATCAAGCTGGACGTGCTCTCGCGTCTGGGCGAGGACTTCACCGGTCGCGAGAAGGAACTGGGCGCGGCGTTCCGCTCGGTCACCAAGAAGCTGGTGCGTCAGCGCATCCTCACCGACGGCTTCCGCATCGATGGCCGTGGTCTGGCCGACATCCGCGCGCTGAGCGCCGAGGTCGCCGTGATCCCGCGCGCCCACGGTTCGGCGCTGTTCGAGCGTGGCGAGACCCAGATCATGGGCGTCACCACCCTCGACATGGTGAAGATGGCCCAGCAGGTCGACTCGCTCGGCCCGGAGACCACCAAGCGCTACATGCACCACTACAACTTCCCGCCGTTCTCCACCGGCGAGACCGGCCGCGTGGGTTCGCCCAAGCGCCGCGAGATCGGCCACGGCGCGCTCGCCGAGCGTGCGCTGATGCCGGTGCTGCCCTCGCAGGAGGAGTTCCCCTACGCCATCCGTCAGGTCTCGGAGGCGCTGGGCTCCAACGGCTCCACCTCGATGGGTTCGGTGTGTGCCTCCACCCTGTCACTGCTCAACGCCGGTGTGCCGCTGAAGGCGCCCGTCGCGGGTATCGCCATGGGCCTGGTGTCGGACACCGTCACCAACGACAAGGGTGAGGACGAGGTCCGCTACGTCGCGCTGACCGACATCCTGGGCGCCGAGGATGCCTTCGGCGACATGGACTTCAAGGTCGCGGGCACCCGTGAGTTCGTCACCGCCCTGCAGCTGGACACCAAGCTCGACGGCATCCCCTCGCAGGTGCTGGCCGGCGCGCTGAACCAGGCGCACGACGCCCGCACCACCATCCTGGACGTGATGGCCGAGGCCATCGCCACCCCGGACGAGATGAGCCCGTACGCCCCGCGCGTCACCGCGATCAAGATCCCGGTCGACAAGATCGGTGAGGTCATCGGCCCCAAGGGCAAGATGATCAACCAGATCACCGAGGACACCGGCGCCAACATCTCCATCGAGGATGACGGCACCGTGTTCGTCGGTGCGACCGACGGCCCGTCGGCGCAGGCCGCGATCGACGCGATCAACGCGATCGCCAACCCGCAGCTGCCGAAGGTCGGCGAGCGCTTCCTGGGCACGGTCGTCAAGACCACCGCCTTCGGCGCGTTCGTCTCGCTGCTGCCGGGCCGTGACGGCCTGGTGCACATCTCCAAGCTGGGCCAGGGCAAGCGCGTGGCCAAGGTCGAGGACGTGGTCAACGTCGGCGACAAGCTGCGCGTGGAGATCGCCGACATCGACAACCGCGGCAAGATCTCGCTGATCCCGGTCGAGGACGAGGCCGCCGCCGAGGCCGCCCCGGCCGAGGACGCCGCCGCCGAGTAA
- a CDS encoding metal-dependent transcriptional regulator gives MPNINDVPGKRDVATRRASTQPGEQAELAATATLAPELTAVAQDYLKVIWTAQEWSQEKVSTKLLAERIGVSASTVSEAVRKLADQGLVEHARYGAITLTEHGRRAAVAMVRRHRLIETFLVNELGYGWDEVHDEAEVLEHAVSELLMSRIDAKLGHPDRDPHGDPIPSVDGAVPTPPARRLSDFAAGESGRVARISDSDPAMLRYFDSVGIALDTVIEVEERRDFAGTIAVRLGAAATPTELGTLAAEAIWLTA, from the coding sequence ATGCCTAACATCAATGATGTGCCAGGTAAACGAGATGTCGCTACCCGCCGTGCGTCGACACAGCCCGGTGAACAGGCCGAACTCGCTGCCACCGCGACGCTCGCGCCCGAGTTGACCGCGGTGGCGCAGGACTATCTGAAGGTCATCTGGACCGCCCAGGAGTGGTCGCAGGAGAAGGTCTCCACCAAGTTGCTCGCCGAACGCATCGGCGTGTCCGCCTCGACCGTGTCCGAGGCCGTGCGCAAGCTCGCCGACCAGGGCCTGGTCGAGCACGCCCGCTACGGCGCGATCACCCTCACCGAGCACGGCCGCCGCGCCGCCGTGGCCATGGTGCGCAGGCACCGGCTGATCGAGACGTTCCTGGTGAACGAACTCGGCTACGGCTGGGACGAGGTGCACGACGAGGCCGAGGTGCTCGAACACGCCGTCTCCGAACTGCTCATGTCGCGCATCGACGCCAAACTCGGCCACCCCGACCGCGACCCGCACGGTGACCCCATCCCCTCGGTCGACGGCGCGGTCCCCACGCCTCCGGCCCGCCGGCTGTCCGACTTCGCCGCGGGCGAATCGGGCCGGGTGGCCCGCATCTCCGACTCCGACCCGGCCATGCTGCGCTACTTCGATTCGGTCGGCATCGCCCTGGACACCGTCATCGAGGTCGAGGAACGCCGCGATTTCGCCGGCACCATCGCCGTCCGCCTCGGCGCCGCCGCCACCCCCACCGAACTGGGCACACTTGCCGCCGAGGCGATCTGGCTGACGGCCTAG
- a CDS encoding MATE family efflux transporter, with product MRTVEPDAEVGPRRILGIAVPTLGVLVAEPLYLLFDMAIVGRLGALALAGLAVGGVIVGTVSTQLTFLSYGTTARAARRHGAGDRAGAVEEGVQATWVGLAIGLLIVLVVQVFAGPLCAAIAGGGEIADEALRWVRIALCGVPLILVSMAGNGWLRGVQQVREPLLFVVAGLALSAVLCPVLVYGLLGAPRLELAGSAVANVAGQLVTGALFGYALLRERVPVRPRPAVMRAQLVLGRDLIVRSLSFQVCFVSAAAVAARFGAASVAAHQLVLQLWNFLALTLDSLAIAAQTLVGAALGAGRAGDATRIARRVTGWSELFSLLLAGLFAAGAGVIPLLFTDDARVLDRTHVIWWFFVAMIPVAGAVFALDGVLLGAGDAAFLRTATLVAALLGFLPLIWLSLVLDWGVAGIWSGLVAFMLLRLLAVVARARSGRWARVGADVPRGAA from the coding sequence ATGCGCACGGTGGAACCGGACGCGGAGGTGGGGCCGCGGCGGATTCTCGGGATCGCCGTGCCGACGCTCGGTGTGCTCGTGGCCGAACCGCTGTACCTGCTGTTCGACATGGCGATCGTCGGCAGGCTCGGGGCGCTGGCCCTGGCCGGGCTCGCGGTCGGCGGGGTGATCGTGGGGACGGTCAGCACCCAATTGACCTTCCTGTCCTATGGCACCACCGCGCGGGCGGCGCGCAGGCATGGCGCGGGAGATCGGGCAGGCGCCGTCGAGGAAGGCGTCCAGGCGACCTGGGTGGGGCTCGCGATCGGGCTGCTCATCGTGCTGGTCGTGCAGGTGTTCGCCGGTCCGCTGTGCGCGGCGATCGCCGGCGGCGGCGAGATCGCCGACGAGGCGCTGCGCTGGGTGCGGATCGCGCTGTGCGGCGTGCCGCTGATCCTGGTGTCGATGGCGGGCAACGGCTGGCTGCGCGGCGTGCAGCAGGTGCGTGAGCCGCTGCTGTTCGTGGTGGCGGGCCTGGCGCTGTCGGCGGTGCTGTGCCCGGTGCTGGTCTACGGACTGCTCGGGGCGCCCCGGCTGGAGCTGGCCGGGTCGGCGGTGGCGAATGTGGCCGGGCAGCTCGTCACCGGCGCGCTGTTCGGTTACGCGCTGCTGCGGGAACGGGTTCCGGTTCGGCCCCGGCCCGCCGTCATGCGGGCGCAGCTGGTGCTGGGTCGCGATCTCATCGTGCGCAGCCTGTCGTTCCAGGTGTGTTTCGTCTCCGCCGCCGCGGTCGCCGCCCGCTTCGGCGCCGCGTCGGTCGCCGCGCACCAGCTGGTCCTGCAGCTGTGGAACTTCCTGGCGCTCACCCTCGATTCGCTGGCCATCGCCGCGCAGACTCTCGTCGGGGCCGCTCTCGGCGCGGGCCGGGCCGGGGACGCGACCCGGATCGCCCGCCGGGTGACCGGCTGGTCGGAGCTGTTCTCGCTGCTGCTGGCCGGTCTCTTCGCCGCCGGCGCCGGGGTGATCCCGCTGCTGTTCACCGACGACGCGCGGGTGCTCGACCGCACCCACGTGATCTGGTGGTTCTTCGTCGCCATGATCCCGGTGGCGGGCGCGGTCTTCGCCCTCGACGGCGTGCTGCTCGGCGCGGGCGACGCCGCCTTCCTGCGCACCGCCACCCTGGTCGCCGCGCTGCTCGGTTTCCTCCCGCTGATCTGGCTGTCGCTGGTGCTGGACTGGGGTGTGGCCGGGATCTGGTCCGGCCTGGTCGCGTTCATGCTGTTGCGCCTGCTCGCGGTGGTCGCCAGAGCCCGCTCCGGCCGCTGGGCTCGGGTCGGTGCCGACGTGCCGCGGGGCGCCGCCTGA
- a CDS encoding lipase family protein encodes MFSRKVGLRLAAGAAVLLTGISAGWAAVQAAPPGAGELLGHLDQPAGWGDWSRAAIVDYRTEGPTGGQINAAGLVLLPDSLPPAGGYPVVAWDHGTSGLGPQCGITTNKAVHERPLLQSFLDRGWAVVAPDYLGLSAGSDTVHPYLHTRTEATATIDLVRAARAAEPALSPTWAVVGGSQGGHAALATGNLAGDYAPELDFRGTVALAPESTFEQILSRLDPRVPNLPIVDELVGPFAGILAGLRATRPDLDVNGLLSPRGREVVDAIATSCVDDFGAVVGGASIGSLLARPVEAEGVGAALRDYMVVPTVGYRQPILIVHGATDTVVPLPMTYTLLTQMRAAGTAVEFGQYPGGHPEIDAQARPQVLSFVANLFDA; translated from the coding sequence GTGTTCTCGCGGAAGGTCGGACTCCGCCTCGCGGCCGGTGCCGCAGTACTGCTGACCGGGATCAGCGCCGGTTGGGCGGCCGTGCAGGCGGCGCCGCCCGGTGCGGGCGAGTTGCTCGGACACCTCGATCAGCCCGCGGGCTGGGGTGACTGGTCGCGCGCGGCGATCGTGGACTACCGCACCGAGGGCCCGACCGGGGGACAGATCAACGCCGCCGGCCTGGTCCTGCTGCCGGACTCGCTGCCGCCCGCCGGTGGTTATCCGGTCGTGGCGTGGGATCACGGCACCAGCGGTCTGGGACCGCAGTGCGGCATCACCACGAACAAGGCGGTCCACGAGCGCCCGCTGCTGCAATCCTTCCTCGATCGCGGCTGGGCCGTGGTCGCACCGGACTATCTCGGGCTGTCCGCCGGTTCCGACACCGTGCATCCGTACCTGCACACCCGCACCGAGGCGACGGCGACGATCGACCTCGTCCGGGCCGCCCGCGCGGCCGAGCCCGCGCTCTCGCCTACCTGGGCGGTGGTCGGCGGATCGCAGGGCGGCCACGCGGCGCTGGCCACCGGCAACCTGGCCGGCGACTACGCGCCCGAACTGGACTTCCGCGGCACGGTGGCCCTGGCGCCGGAATCCACCTTCGAGCAGATCCTGTCCCGGCTCGACCCCCGGGTGCCGAACCTGCCCATCGTGGACGAGCTGGTCGGCCCGTTCGCCGGTATCCTCGCCGGCCTGCGCGCCACCCGCCCCGACCTGGATGTGAACGGACTGCTCAGCCCGCGCGGCCGGGAGGTCGTCGACGCGATCGCCACCAGCTGCGTCGACGACTTCGGCGCGGTGGTCGGTGGCGCGTCGATCGGCTCGCTGCTGGCCCGCCCGGTGGAGGCCGAGGGCGTCGGCGCGGCGCTGCGCGACTACATGGTGGTGCCGACCGTCGGCTACCGTCAGCCGATCCTGATCGTCCACGGCGCCACCGACACGGTGGTCCCGCTGCCGATGACCTACACGCTGCTCACCCAGATGCGCGCGGCGGGCACCGCGGTGGAATTCGGCCAGTACCCCGGCGGCCACCCCGAGATCGACGCGCAAGCCAGGCCGCAGGTGCTGTCCTTCGTCGCGAACCTGTTCGACGCCTGA
- a CDS encoding bifunctional riboflavin kinase/FAD synthetase: protein MQRWRSLDDVPADWGRCVLTIGVFDGVHRGHAQLISRAVAAAAERGVPSVLMTFDPHPMEVVRPGSHPAQLTTLTRRAELAEELGIDVFCVMPFTQDFMKLTPAGYVHDLLVERLHVTEVVVGDNFTFGKKAAGTVDTMRELGARFGFEVDGVTLLGEHAVTFSSTYIRSCVDAGDMAAAAEALGRPHRVEGVVVHGDGRGRGLGFPTANVAPPMHAAIPADGVYAGWFTVLGPGPTIGTAEPGERAMAAISVGTNPTFSGRSRTVEAFVLDGEADLYGQHVAVDFVEQLRGMRKFDSIDDLVEAMGRDVENARKVLTAADA from the coding sequence GTGCAGAGATGGCGAAGTCTCGACGATGTGCCCGCCGACTGGGGGCGCTGCGTCCTCACGATCGGTGTGTTCGACGGCGTGCATCGCGGGCACGCGCAGCTGATCAGCCGCGCGGTGGCCGCGGCGGCCGAGCGTGGTGTCCCCTCGGTTCTGATGACCTTCGATCCGCATCCGATGGAAGTCGTGCGGCCCGGGTCGCATCCGGCGCAGCTGACCACGCTCACCCGGCGCGCCGAGCTGGCCGAGGAACTCGGTATCGACGTGTTCTGCGTGATGCCGTTCACCCAGGACTTCATGAAGCTCACCCCCGCCGGCTACGTGCACGACCTGCTGGTCGAGCGGTTGCACGTCACCGAGGTCGTCGTCGGCGACAACTTCACCTTCGGCAAGAAGGCCGCGGGCACCGTCGACACCATGCGCGAACTCGGCGCGCGGTTCGGCTTCGAGGTCGACGGGGTGACCTTGCTCGGCGAGCACGCCGTGACCTTCTCCTCGACCTACATCCGCTCCTGCGTCGACGCGGGCGACATGGCCGCCGCGGCCGAGGCGCTGGGCCGCCCGCATCGTGTCGAGGGTGTCGTCGTGCACGGTGACGGGCGCGGACGCGGCCTGGGCTTCCCGACCGCCAACGTCGCCCCGCCCATGCACGCGGCGATCCCGGCCGACGGCGTCTACGCGGGCTGGTTCACCGTGCTGGGCCCCGGCCCGACGATCGGCACGGCCGAACCCGGCGAGCGGGCCATGGCGGCCATCTCGGTCGGCACCAACCCCACCTTCTCCGGGCGCTCGCGCACCGTGGAGGCGTTCGTCCTCGACGGCGAGGCCGACCTGTACGGGCAGCACGTGGCGGTGGACTTCGTCGAGCAGCTGCGCGGGATGCGCAAGTTCGACTCCATCGACGACCTGGTCGAGGCCATGGGCCGCGACGTCGAGAACGCCCGCAAGGTGCTCACCGCCGCCGACGCCTGA
- the rpsO gene encoding 30S ribosomal protein S15: MALTTEQKSAILAEYGLHEKDTGSPEAQIALLSKRISDLTEHLKQHKHDHHTRHGLLALIGRRRRLSKYLQAKDIERYRSLIERLGLRR; this comes from the coding sequence ATGGCGCTGACCACTGAGCAGAAGTCGGCCATCCTGGCCGAGTACGGCCTGCACGAGAAGGACACCGGTTCGCCGGAGGCGCAGATCGCGCTGCTGTCGAAGCGGATCTCGGACCTGACCGAGCACCTGAAGCAGCACAAGCACGACCACCACACCCGGCACGGCCTGCTGGCCCTGATCGGTCGTCGTCGTCGCCTGTCGAAGTACCTGCAGGCCAAGGACATCGAGCGCTACCGTTCGCTCATCGAGCGTCTCGGCCTGCGCCGCTGA
- the truB gene encoding tRNA pseudouridine(55) synthase TruB — MGARTPAVDPLGGLVIVDKDGGWTSHDVVARSRKLLRTKKVGHAGTLDPMATGVLVLGVERATKLLGQLILTTKAYTATIRLGQATVTDDAEGEITTTTPALHLTDAGIAAGVAALTGDIQQVPATVSAIKVDGERAYARARAGEDVQLAARPITVSRFDILARRDVADGEFVDLDVEVECSSGTYIRALARDLGAALGVGGHLTALRRTRVGPFTLEHARTLEQLAAAAEAEQPLLSLDIDTAVKTAFPHRDIDESQANDLRNGRWLDPIGTKGVYAAIDPSGRAIALLEESGKRAASVMVVRPQGIGD, encoded by the coding sequence ATGGGCGCGCGCACTCCCGCGGTGGACCCGCTGGGCGGACTGGTCATCGTCGACAAGGACGGCGGCTGGACCAGTCACGACGTGGTCGCGCGCAGCCGGAAGCTGTTGCGCACCAAGAAGGTCGGCCACGCGGGCACCCTGGACCCGATGGCCACCGGCGTGCTCGTGCTCGGTGTGGAACGGGCGACCAAGCTGCTGGGCCAGCTGATCCTCACCACCAAGGCCTACACGGCGACGATCCGGCTCGGCCAGGCGACCGTCACCGACGACGCCGAGGGCGAGATCACCACCACCACGCCCGCGCTGCACCTCACCGACGCCGGGATCGCGGCCGGGGTCGCCGCGCTGACCGGCGACATCCAGCAGGTGCCCGCCACGGTCAGCGCCATCAAGGTCGACGGCGAACGCGCCTACGCCCGGGCCCGCGCCGGCGAGGACGTGCAGCTGGCCGCCCGCCCGATCACGGTGTCGCGCTTCGACATCCTGGCCCGCCGCGATGTCGCCGACGGCGAGTTCGTCGACCTGGACGTGGAGGTCGAGTGCTCCTCGGGCACCTACATCCGCGCCCTGGCCCGCGACCTGGGCGCCGCGCTCGGCGTCGGCGGTCACCTGACCGCGCTGCGCCGCACCAGGGTCGGCCCGTTCACCCTCGAGCACGCCCGCACCCTGGAGCAGCTGGCCGCCGCGGCCGAGGCCGAACAGCCGCTGCTGAGCCTGGACATCGACACCGCGGTGAAAACCGCGTTCCCACACCGCGACATCGACGAGTCCCAGGCGAACGACCTGCGCAACGGCCGCTGGCTCGACCCGATCGGCACCAAGGGCGTCTATGCGGCGATCGACCCGTCCGGCCGGGCCATCGCGCTGCTCGAGGAGAGCGGCAAGCGCGCGGCGTCGGTGATGGTGGTCCGCCCCCAGGGCATCGGGGACTGA
- a CDS encoding metallophosphoesterase family protein has product MIPKLMAVSDVHVGHQGNKPVVEQIQPDSPEDWLIVAGDVGEKAEEVRWALELLRGRFAKVIWVPGNHELWTTPKDPVQMHGAARYDYLVAMCRDLDVVTPEDPYPVWTGAGAERYGGRVTIAPMFLLYDYSWLPAGTSTKAQGLAVARERNVVATDEFLLTPDPYLTRDAWCHARVQYTQRRLDALGPDAPVVLVNHFPLVRQPTDILFYPEFSMWCGTDLTADWHTSYHVVCAVYGHLHIPRTTYYDGVRFEEVSLGYPREWKRRGMPDPLLRQILPEPVYADGDLNAWGGHFTVTPEMEAAAAEMRAKADRRRGI; this is encoded by the coding sequence GTGATTCCGAAGTTGATGGCGGTCAGTGATGTGCACGTGGGGCATCAGGGCAACAAGCCGGTGGTCGAGCAGATCCAGCCGGATTCGCCGGAGGACTGGCTGATCGTCGCCGGCGACGTCGGCGAGAAGGCCGAAGAGGTCCGCTGGGCGCTGGAGCTGCTGCGCGGCCGGTTCGCCAAGGTCATCTGGGTGCCGGGCAATCACGAGCTGTGGACCACGCCCAAGGACCCGGTGCAGATGCACGGCGCCGCCCGCTACGACTACCTGGTCGCGATGTGCCGCGACCTCGACGTGGTGACCCCGGAGGACCCGTACCCGGTGTGGACCGGCGCGGGCGCCGAGCGGTACGGCGGCCGCGTCACCATCGCGCCGATGTTCCTGCTCTACGACTACTCGTGGCTGCCCGCGGGCACCAGCACCAAGGCCCAGGGACTGGCCGTCGCGCGCGAACGCAATGTCGTGGCCACCGACGAGTTCCTGCTGACCCCCGACCCGTACCTCACCCGCGACGCCTGGTGCCACGCGCGCGTGCAGTACACCCAGCGCCGCCTCGACGCGCTCGGCCCCGACGCCCCCGTCGTGCTGGTCAACCACTTCCCGCTGGTCCGCCAGCCCACCGACATCCTGTTCTACCCCGAGTTCTCGATGTGGTGCGGCACCGATCTCACCGCCGACTGGCACACCAGCTACCACGTGGTCTGCGCGGTCTACGGGCACCTGCACATCCCGCGCACCACCTACTACGACGGCGTCCGCTTCGAGGAGGTGTCGCTGGGCTACCCGCGCGAGTGGAAGCGCCGCGGCATGCCCGACCCGCTGCTGCGCCAGATCCTGCCCGAACCGGTCTACGCCGACGGCGACCTCAACGCCTGGGGCGGCCACTTCACCGTCACCCCGGAGATGGAAGCCGCAGCCGCCGAAATGCGGGCAAAGGCCGACCGCCGACGCGGCATCTGA
- a CDS encoding EF-hand domain-containing protein, whose product MSTEPVDTFTLWDRDGDGLVSVDDIAAGIRSAGAEVDRAAIERLVAAADTDGDFLVSRAEFDAAVVAGRIEVTDADAAFRVFDVNGDGRISVAELDSLIRHVGGGRIEEPAADLLAAADQDGDGYLSLAEFRVLLDFLSR is encoded by the coding sequence ATGAGTACAGAGCCGGTCGACACGTTCACGCTGTGGGACCGCGACGGCGACGGGCTGGTGTCGGTCGACGACATCGCCGCCGGAATCCGTTCCGCCGGTGCCGAGGTCGATCGCGCGGCGATCGAACGCCTGGTGGCCGCGGCCGACACCGACGGCGACTTCCTGGTCTCCCGTGCCGAGTTCGACGCCGCCGTGGTCGCGGGGCGGATCGAGGTCACCGACGCCGACGCGGCGTTCCGGGTGTTCGACGTCAACGGGGACGGGCGGATCTCGGTGGCCGAATTGGATTCGCTCATCCGCCACGTCGGCGGCGGCCGGATCGAGGAACCCGCGGCGGATCTGCTCGCCGCCGCGGACCAGGACGGCGACGGCTACCTGTCGCTCGCGGAATTCCGTGTGCTGCTGGACTTCCTGTCGCGCTGA
- the npt gene encoding 4'-phosphopantetheinyl transferase Npt: MIENILPSGVAAAELLAYPEDLKAHPAEEHLIAQSVEKRRRDFIGARHCARLALEQLGEPPVAIGKGERGMPLFPRGVVGSLTHCDGYRAAAMAHALRFRSVGIDAEPHGALPEGVLESVSLPAERDWLAGAPADGLHLDRLLFCAKEATYKAWFPLTLRWLGFEDAHITFEIESRTADSGSGTFHTQLLVPGTTNDGGAPLTSFDGRWQIADGLILTAIAHG; this comes from the coding sequence ATGATTGAGAACATACTGCCGTCCGGGGTGGCGGCCGCCGAGCTGCTGGCGTATCCGGAGGATCTGAAGGCGCATCCCGCCGAGGAACACCTCATCGCCCAGTCGGTCGAGAAGCGCCGCCGCGATTTCATCGGCGCCCGCCACTGCGCCCGGCTCGCCCTCGAGCAGCTCGGTGAGCCGCCGGTCGCCATCGGCAAGGGGGAGCGGGGCATGCCGCTGTTCCCGCGCGGCGTGGTCGGCAGCCTGACCCACTGCGACGGCTACCGCGCCGCCGCGATGGCGCACGCGCTGCGATTCCGCTCGGTCGGCATCGACGCCGAACCGCACGGCGCGCTGCCCGAGGGGGTGCTGGAGTCGGTGAGCCTGCCCGCCGAACGCGACTGGCTGGCCGGGGCGCCCGCCGACGGCCTGCATCTGGACCGGCTGCTGTTCTGCGCGAAGGAGGCCACCTACAAGGCCTGGTTCCCGCTGACGCTGCGCTGGCTCGGTTTCGAGGACGCGCACATCACCTTCGAGATCGAGTCCCGCACCGCCGATTCCGGCTCGGGCACCTTCCACACCCAGCTGCTCGTCCCCGGGACGACGAACGACGGCGGCGCCCCGCTGACCTCGTTCGACGGCCGCTGGCAGATCGCCGACGGGCTGATCCTGACCGCGATCGCGCACGGCTGA